A portion of the Edaphobacter lichenicola genome contains these proteins:
- the queF gene encoding preQ(1) synthase, translating to MSTATIPNPHTTGYTDDHAKSGLDATFPAIETWPNQFQAYEILVDDPEFTSVCPKTGLPDFGRLTIRYMPRGKCMELKSLKEYLFTYRNLGIFQENIVNQVLDDVVKATDPVWAVIVGDFRPRGGISTVVTATYPRVEDSKAPRS from the coding sequence ATGAGCACCGCGACCATCCCCAACCCACACACCACCGGCTACACCGACGACCACGCAAAATCCGGCCTCGACGCCACCTTCCCCGCGATCGAGACCTGGCCGAATCAGTTCCAGGCCTACGAGATCCTCGTCGACGACCCCGAGTTCACCTCCGTCTGCCCCAAGACCGGTCTCCCCGACTTCGGTCGCCTCACCATCCGCTATATGCCCCGCGGCAAATGCATGGAGTTGAAGTCCCTCAAGGAGTATCTCTTCACCTACCGCAATCTCGGCATCTTCCAGGAGAATATCGTCAACCAGGTCCTCGACGACGTCGTCAAAGCCACCGACCCCGTCTGGGCCGTCATCGTCGGCGACTTCCGTCCTCGCGGCGGCATCTCCACCGTCGTCACCGCCACCTACCCCCGCGTGGAAGACTCCAAAGCCCCTCGAAGCTAA